A segment of the Colletotrichum destructivum chromosome 3, complete sequence genome:
AGCAATCTAGACACGAGAGAGAAAAACGCCAACTGACAATCTCACCATCTAGAACTCCCCCTTCCGCCGCGTCTTCTAAATGCCCACCATCTACTCCTCCCTCTACCAGAATTTCATCCGTCAAGGATTCGCGAAATCTTTCACCCACGGCTACGCCCAGTCCGTCGTTGCCGCCACACATCCCATCCTTAACACCCAGAACCGGCCTTCATTTGCCCGCCGGAACACCAACCGTTTCGGTCGTCTTCAGTCTCTCCAGCTTCAGTCCGCCTTCCACACCGCTGAGAGGACAAGCACCGGTCTCCCCCAGCACCACACCGAGAAACTCGACGAAAAGCTCAAACATGGAAGTCTAGACGCCTATTTCGAGGCGCTGCGGAGTCAGCAGGCCTCGGAAGAGGAGCTTGAGAAGGAATGGACGCAGTTTCAGTTCCAGCAGCAGATCGAGTGGAAGCCCACGCCTGCTTCCATCCTCGTTGGCGAGGCCAACAcccacgatgccgaggactACGCAGCTGCACAAGATGGAGAGACGCCATCAGCTATCCCCCCAGaggcccaggccgccctcgcaCAGATCGACGCTGCtttggagaaggagatcgaGTTCAGAAATCGCATGGAGACTTTGGAAGAGGCCTCTGAGCACTCTATTCGATCAGTTTCCCGCGGTGGCTCTGCGGCCCGTTCGTACCAGTCCCCGGCCATCGACAGATCGCGGTCACCCTTCAGCGAAGTCCGGACTGCCACCCCTCCCTTCGACCCTCAATCTCAGGTTTATGCCGATCACCTACACAAGCTCTCCGCCGATGGCCGCTATGCCGAGATCCCGGCAGTATTTGAGGCCATGCTCGTTGCTGGCGTGCAGCCCATCGCCAGTGCCTACAACGCTTTGTTGATGGCTGCTATCCACCTGCCAACTGCCAAGAACGAGATCGTTACCAAGGCTTTGGATGTGTACGCTGACATGCTTCGCCGTAAAATTGTGCCGGACAGCGACACCTACAACATTCttgtcggcctcctcgctgccCGCTCTCTCGAGGTTGCCTCTTTGAAGAAGACCCTCCAGGAGAAGCTCGTACGGTTCGGTGGCATGGACGAGCCTGGCAAGTTCATGTTTGCGTCTCATGAGCTCGAGAATGCCATTCTTTCTGAGGATGACAGACTCGATCTTGCGATGGACATGTTCGAGAAGTCAGTCCTCACTCAACGAGCGGCTTATTCGGCCGAATCCTACCACCAGCTTATTTCCGCTTGTGCTCAGTCCGGACGCGTCAATGATATGCTGCGTCTGTACGAGCACATGGAGCTGAACCGTGTTACCCCCTTCGCCGCCATGTTTCCCAGTATGATCACCGCCTTCGCGACATCTGGCGACCTGGTCAGCGCTGTCGAGTGCTACAATGAGTACAAGGAACTTGCTGTCGCtaacgacaacggcgagacTACTCTTCACGATCGATTGGACGCCGAGGTGTACGCCGCTGTCATTCACGCCTACATCATCTCTGAtaaggtcgacggcgccatgAAGTTCTACGAAAAGATCATCAAGGAGTACGGAGTTCGCGCCGGTGACATCAAGGACGCCATTGTCAGCTCCGGTATGGTCAAGGCTTTCACCGACCGTGGCATCTTCAACCAGGCACTTCGTTGGGCTCaagtcgtcgaggccgagaacagAGCGGATCCCATGGGTAACCTAGCAGCTCGCGCTGCTGACCAGGGTGACAAGCacacggccgccgctgccttCGCCAACTTGCCCATCAACTTCTCCAAGATCGCTACTCCTGCTATGGCGCTGCTGGCTCTGAGCGTCCGCCAGGGCGACGTGATTTCGGCGGCTCGTTACTGGCATGTTCTCTGCGCTCCTGAGACGCCCGTTACTCCCGCCCTCATCGAGCCTACTGCCATGTACGCCATTGCCATGATTGGCTCGGGCCAGGTTGCCGAGGGGTTGGCCGAGTCTGAACTCATGTTCCAGAGGATCCGGGCCGCCAACCCTGATAGTGCGGATGAAATTGAAGAGGGCACCGACTTCGTGCACCAGTTCATGAGTAGccgcggcatcgtcgacccTCGTGAGATGGCTTCTCAACAAGCCATGTCCGCGTCTCccttcgccgccaccgccactgTCTCGAGCTTTGAGGACTCATTCGATCCGTACGCACACAACACCGACTTCAAGGGTTCCTCGCTCATTTCCGACGAGCTTGAGGGCTCCCACGGTCGCAAGGGCCCTAAGCTTCACGATGCCCTGGCTCGCTTCCGCAACATGCGCCGTGCCGGTCGCCACCCCCGCTACATTACCTACGCCAAGCTGatctccgccgcctctcGCGACGGCAAGATGGAGCTTTGCAACGACATCCTCTCTATGGCCCGTACCGACGTGCCCCTGCTTCCCCAGTATGCCGTCGTCCGCTACGGCTGGTCTTCCATCCTGGATGCCATGGTTGGCGCGTGTCTCACCATGGGTTACCGCCAGATGGCCGAGCAGTACCACCAGGAACTTCTTGCCATGGGCGCCGCCCCTTCCGCCAACACCTTCGGTCTGTACATCACCACCCTCAAAGAGTCGGCCAAGACATTTGACGAGGCctccgaggccgtcaagatCTTCCATCGGGCCAAGGCTGAGGGCGTCGAAGCCAGCTCCTTTTTGTACAATGCCCTAATTGGCAAGCTTGGCAAGGCTCGCCGCATCGACGACTGCCTGTTCTACTTCGCCGAGATGCGCGCCCTGGGCATTAAGCCCACGTCTGTCACTTATGGCACCATTGTCAACGCTCTCTGCCGGGTGAGTGATGAGAAGTTTGCTGAGGAGCTGTTTgacgagatggaggccaTGCCCAACTACAAGGCTCGCCCCGCCCCGTACAACAGCATGATGCAATTCTTTTTGACCACCAAGCGCGACAAGTCCAAGGTCCTTGCCTATTACGAGCGCATGAAGTCCAAGGGCATCACTCCCACTGCACACACGTACAAGCTTCTTGTCGACACCCACGCCACTCTCGAGCCCATCGAcatggccgcggccgagaaggTTCTGGAGGCTATCCGTGCCTCTGGTCAGAAGCCTGAAGCCATTCACTTTGCTGCTCTTGTCCACGCTCGTGGCTGCAACCTCCACGATATGGAGGGCGCCCGCAAAGTGTTCGATTCTGTCATGTCGGACCGATCTGTCACGGCCAACGCCAGCCTGTTCCAGGCACTCTTCGAGGCCATGGTCGCCAATCACAAAGTCGCTGACACCGAGGCCATCCTGGCGCAGATGCGTCGTCGGGGCGTTGAGATGACACCATACATCGCCAACACTCTGATCCATGGATGGGCTGCGGAGAAGAAAATTGAGAAGGCGCAAGCTATCTACGACTCGGTTGGTCACGAGAAGCGTGAGCCCAGCACATACGAGGCCATGACCCGTGCATACCTCGCCGTAGAGGAGCGTGAGAAGGCCAAGGGTGTTGTTGGTGAGATGCTTTGCCGCGGATACCCCAGCGCTGTTGTCAACAAGGTGCTGGAGCTTTtgggcggtggcggtggcgatgAAGTTGTTGCGCACAACTAAGTACTCGTCCACTTCGTCCCGTCCGGCTTCGCCAATTCCTTTGAAACGCGCATCGAGCTGCCGCTCTGCATGTTCCTTTCGGGTTCCCATATTTCCTTTGTAATTGCCCTCATCTACCGTGTTGCTTGATACCCCGTTGTGTTTTGAGGTCGATGGACTGAGGGTCTTGGGGTGTCTGGCCAAGGATGGGCGGCCTTGTTTGATTTACGGCAGTGCGCCGGAAACAAATTTTTCCTATTGTCATTGTTTTGGGGGGTTTCGGGATCTTGAAACTGGAGGTCGACGGATTCAGCTTTCCCGGATGCCCTGGGCGGTACGGCGTTCAAAGGAAGTAAAAGAATCAATCAAGGTGAAGGATCATCTTAATCATCAGGAGGAGGGCCCTTTTTCCCCGATAGGTTTTTTCGTTTTTTGTTCAGTTCTATTGGCATGCGAGCGATGATGGCCTAATTCATAGACCACAAACCCCACTCCAGCATATATATAAAAAAGAGGGTGCCGGATAGAAGAGTGAATGCAGCATAGAAGGATTATGGACAGGATGGTAAAGGGGTATTTCTGGGGGTCGGTTTACGACGGCATGTCATGAGGGCATGTGATCCAGCTGTATGTATATTAACGGCAACATCAAATAACCAGACTTGTCGACTGTTCAAGACGCTTGCCATGAATCTTCATGATCTCTTGCCCTGGTGGGGGGGGCATGTGATGAATTTGTGTGCAAGTCATTATTGGGATCACCGAATGTACCGACAATCTTGCCGAAGGTAGGGTCAAGCATTGTCTGGCTAGAGCAATAAAGTGGTCGTTGCGTTTCCTGCTCATGCAGGCAATCTAGATGTCAATCAACCACGACTAGTAACGTCCGCCCAACAAACGAGCAATAGTTGCTTGATGAAATGACCCGCTTGCATCTCATTGAGCCAGTCCTCAATCATTGTGGTCAGTGAGCGAGTTGCCGAGGTCAATGGTCATTGGTGAAGATGATGTCGAAACGGTTGAGTCTCATCATTGCTCGGTGACCTACTTCAATCGTGCCAACATGTAAGAGATACTGGCACCAAGGCGCTCAACCAAAAACCCCATGGTGTCGATGTCATTTGATCCAAAGCATGGCAACTTTTCATTATTCCCCAAAAAAATCAAATCCGCTCCAAAACCACAAGAACGCCCGGCCCCTGCCCTGGCCTCGGCAACCGAGTCTATGAGCTCGCAGCCGCAACCTTGACGCTGCCGTCCTCCATGCCAAAGTAGGCGGCGACAGGCTTCTGGGCCAGGCCCTCCTTGCCTGCGCGGGCGGcctgcaggccgtcgaggccgtggaAGATGCCAatctcgacgatgccgggAATCATCAGCAGCTCACGGGCGAGAGCCGAGACCTCccaggcgccggcggcatcgcgCCCGAGCTGGCGGGACGAGGGGTCGGCGCCAGCCAGGTCctggggcagcagcagcttcggGAAAGGTGCGTCAATGAGCCACATGCCGTTGTCGGTGACAACCTCACCAGCCTTACCAGGAGCGCCGGGCCGCACGAGGGGCTTGACGGAGCCGAGCGCCGTCAGCCTGTCGAGCACGTCCGGGGCGGACATGGGGAGGACCTCGATGGGGATGGCCTTCCAGTTGGTGAGCAGTCTCGAGGATAGCTTACGGTAATCTGTTATTGCGCGGGGGACAGTCAGctcatctcactcactctcgGACTCATGCAAGAGAAATGAGTCATGACTtaccggcgacgacgacaaactTCTTGGCGGCAAtggcgacgagcttctcctgGAAGAGgcaggcgccgccgcccttgatgcagttgaggccggcgtcgacctcgtcggcgccgtcaaaGGCGACGTCAATGGggacgagcttgccgtcgggGCCCAAGGGCCGCTCGTCGAGGTTGCACAGGCGCAGACCGGCGGCGCGGATGAGGCCCTTGGACTGGCTGCCGGTGGGCAGGAAGGTCATGGCGGCGTGGAAGGCGGGGCCCTttgcggcgatggcgtcgacgacgtagacgacggtgctgccggagccgatgccgacgaagcgcgccgagggggcgaggtgctcgtcgacggcacggtaggcggcggccttcttggccgactcgacgagggaggctgctgcggcggacATGGTGCGGGCGTGGACGGTAGGCGGGGTTGTAGTGGTTCTGCTGAAGAGGATGTCCGAGGTGAGCGACGGGACCCGtgcggtggaggaggaggaggaggacgatgaagacCGGAGAGATAAGATTGTTGATCGTAAGGCTCTGAGACTTGTATTGCCGCAGGTCCAAAGCATGAgaggcgaaggcgaagacgatCTTTAGGGTGTCCGTCTGGAGATGAGGGCGGTGGTGTTATAGTGGAATGTGAGCCATAAAAAAGCGACAGCGTCTCTCTTGAGCCTTCCCCTTCCCGACTCAGGGaccctacctacctacgtcAAACCCGTGGGGCCCGGAGCTGGCTGGTCCCACACAGTCCCCATACAGTTGGCACTGCACTGTCCGCTCGCCTCgtctctcccctcccacgATGCGCTTTCGCATGTCAAACTTTCAAGGATCCATGCCTCACCTTCTCTTCACGTTGCGTCATCACAcccgccccgccccccgcCGCATCTTGTCGGCCGGCCTACTACCATATTAAGAGCAGCACCGAATCCTTTCGGGAACGTCAAGCCCGGTTTCAATTGGCGAGAAACTTGCAGCAAGTGTACTGAAACCCGCAATACGGCAGAGAATAATAGCCAAACGGTTCGGCGACCCCGCAAAGGACCCCGCAGAGAACGCAGAATAGGCCAAGGAACcaaagggaagagaaggaaaagggaaCGCCGCAGCAGCACAGAAACTACAGGATGACGGCCTCAATGACCTCAAACCCCACCacgacggccgtctcggccccgGGCAAGgtgctcctcgccggcggctaCCTCGTGCTGGACCGCGCCTACAcgggcctcgtcttcgggcTCAGCGCCCGCatcaacgtcgtcgccgccgagatccaCACCATGCCCGGCGTGCACCTGACCgagatcgtcgtcgagagccCGCAGTTCCTCGATGCCGTGTGGCGATACGGCTTCCATCTCGCCCCCGAGGACGGCGGTATCACCGTCACCCAGCTGCAGGTGTAAGTCTATGTTTTCTGTTCTGATGTGAGGATGCTTTGAGCCAGGTACAGGAGATACAGGACTTGGTGGGTGACTTGATGAAGGATTGTTCTCTAGTCGTCCGTCAACTTCTTGCATGAGAGGCGTCGCGTTGAAATTTCCCTGTCTTCATCCGTGATGGGCATCTCTCATATCTCGCAACACCTTACATGACCCTCATTTCACGCTGGCTCACTCACTCACGCCCCTCATAGCGGCTCCAAGATCAACCGCAACCCCTTCGTCGAGACAACTCTCAGCTACGCTCTCACCTACATCGCCCGCGTCAATCAGCAACGCCCCAACCACTCTCTCACCTCCACCCGCCTCAttgtcctcgccgacaacgacTACTACTCGTTGCCCGCCGGTGCTACCTCCACTGCCGGCAAGGACTCTCGCTTCGCGCGGTACCCCCATACGATCGGCGAGGCGCACAAGACCGGCCTCGGCTCGTCCGCCGCGCTCGTGACCTCCCTGACTGCGGCCCTACTAACTCACCACCTACCGCCCGCGCTATTCGACCTCGACACGGAGGCGGGCAAGCACACGCTGCACAACCTCGCGCAGGCGGCGCACTGCGCTGCCCAGGGGAAGGTCGGCTCCGGtttcgacgtcgccgccgccgtgttcGGCAGCTGCAGGTACCGCcgcttctcgccgtcgttgcTCTCGGACCTCGCTGCCCCCGGGACGCCGGGCTTCGCCGACGCGCTGGTGAGgaaggtcgacgaggtcctcgcgtgggatgtcgaggtcgacaagacGGGTGTGAGCCTGCCCAAGGGCGTTTGTCTGCGGATGTGCGACGTAGACTGCGGAAGTCAGACTGTGGGGATGGTGAAGAAGGTCTTGGAGTGGAGGAAGAGCCACCCGGAGGTGTCCAAGACGTTGTGGGATGAGCTGCAGGCAAAGAACGAGGGTCTCGCGAAGGTGCTGAAGGACGGTGAGGTCGAGAGCGTCGGCGCGGCCGTCGGGGACGTCAGGAAGCTGATTCGGGC
Coding sequences within it:
- a CDS encoding Putative tetratricopeptide-like helical domain superfamily, pentacotripeptide-repeat region of PRORP is translated as MPTIYSSLYQNFIRQGFAKSFTHGYAQSVVAATHPILNTQNRPSFARRNTNRFGRLQSLQLQSAFHTAERTSTGLPQHHTEKLDEKLKHGSLDAYFEALRSQQASEEELEKEWTQFQFQQQIEWKPTPASILVGEANTHDAEDYAAAQDGETPSAIPPEAQAALAQIDAALEKEIEFRNRMETLEEASEHSIRSVSRGGSAARSYQSPAIDRSRSPFSEVRTATPPFDPQSQVYADHLHKLSADGRYAEIPAVFEAMLVAGVQPIASAYNALLMAAIHLPTAKNEIVTKALDVYADMLRRKIVPDSDTYNILVGLLAARSLEVASLKKTLQEKLVRFGGMDEPGKFMFASHELENAILSEDDRLDLAMDMFEKSVLTQRAAYSAESYHQLISACAQSGRVNDMLRLYEHMELNRVTPFAAMFPSMITAFATSGDLVSAVECYNEYKELAVANDNGETTLHDRLDAEVYAAVIHAYIISDKVDGAMKFYEKIIKEYGVRAGDIKDAIVSSGMVKAFTDRGIFNQALRWAQVVEAENRADPMGNLAARAADQGDKHTAAAAFANLPINFSKIATPAMALLALSVRQGDVISAARYWHVLCAPETPVTPALIEPTAMYAIAMIGSGQVAEGLAESELMFQRIRAANPDSADEIEEGTDFVHQFMSSRGIVDPREMASQQAMSASPFAATATVSSFEDSFDPYAHNTDFKGSSLISDELEGSHGRKGPKLHDALARFRNMRRAGRHPRYITYAKLISAASRDGKMELCNDILSMARTDVPLLPQYAVVRYGWSSILDAMVGACLTMGYRQMAEQYHQELLAMGAAPSANTFGLYITTLKESAKTFDEASEAVKIFHRAKAEGVEASSFLYNALIGKLGKARRIDDCLFYFAEMRALGIKPTSVTYGTIVNALCRVSDEKFAEELFDEMEAMPNYKARPAPYNSMMQFFLTTKRDKSKVLAYYERMKSKGITPTAHTYKLLVDTHATLEPIDMAAAEKVLEAIRASGQKPEAIHFAALVHARGCNLHDMEGARKVFDSVMSDRSVTANASLFQALFEAMVANHKVADTEAILAQMRRRGVEMTPYIANTLIHGWAAEKKIEKAQAIYDSVGHEKREPSTYEAMTRAYLAVEEREKAKGVVGEMLCRGYPSAVVNKVLELLGGGGGDEVVAHN
- a CDS encoding Putative ribose 5-phosphate isomerase, type A, nagB/RpiA transferase; this translates as MLWTCGNTSLRALRSTILSLRSSSSSSSSSTARVPSLTSDILFSRTTTTPPTVHARTMSAAAASLVESAKKAAAYRAVDEHLAPSARFVGIGSGSTVVYVVDAIAAKGPAFHAAMTFLPTGSQSKGLIRAAGLRLCNLDERPLGPDGKLVPIDVAFDGADEVDAGLNCIKGGGACLFQEKLVAIAAKKFVVVADYRKLSSRLLTNWKAIPIEVLPMSAPDVLDRLTALGSVKPLVRPGAPGKAGEVVTDNGMWLIDAPFPKLLLPQDLAGADPSSRQLGRDAAGAWEVSALARELLMIPGIVEIGIFHGLDGLQAARAGKEGLAQKPVAAYFGMEDGSVKVAAASS
- a CDS encoding Putative ribosomal protein uS5 domain 2-type superfamily; amino-acid sequence: MTASMTSNPTTTAVSAPGKVLLAGGYLVLDRAYTGLVFGLSARINVVAAEIHTMPGVHLTEIVVESPQFLDAVWRYGFHLAPEDGGITVTQLQVGSKINRNPFVETTLSYALTYIARVNQQRPNHSLTSTRLIVLADNDYYSLPAGATSTAGKDSRFARYPHTIGEAHKTGLGSSAALVTSLTAALLTHHLPPALFDLDTEAGKHTLHNLAQAAHCAAQGKVGSGFDVAAAVFGSCRYRRFSPSLLSDLAAPGTPGFADALVRKVDEVLAWDVEVDKTGVSLPKGVCLRMCDVDCGSQTVGMVKKVLEWRKSHPEVSKTLWDELQAKNEGLAKVLKDGEVESVGAAVGDVRKLIRAMGDGSGVPIEPESQTELLDALGAVDGVLGGVVPGAGGFDALALVMRDDDATRKRVEEFLDGWSKEKGGRVRLLGVMGEMEGAKRESLDTYAGWLS